In Armatimonadota bacterium, the genomic stretch AACCGGTTTCTTCAATCACTGAGACTCCGACGTGCGCCTCTTGCCGCTCGTAGTCTGTCCCGCCAGCCGGTACAGGGTATCCCGGACCTTCGTGTGTACCAATAATTGAGACTTCTCTCTTGGACGTACTCTTAGCTAGCCCGAGTGCTTTCAAATCTAAAGTGGCCTCTGCGCGCCAGTCACCCTGCGCACCGGCGTTGAAGCCGTTGCCCTGCGTTCCTGCTGCTGTCACTTTGATGCCACCTTCAATTTCGATCACCGCTTTGCCATTTGTATCCAGTTTCAGTTTGGCGATTTTTTGCCCTCTGATGATCGTCACGATTTCTGGCATAGGCCGGATGATGTCTTCTGGTCGTGGAGCGACCAGTGGCAGACCGAGGGCGACTTCAACGGTTGCGCCTTCGGACTTTTGATAATTTGCAACCGAAGACAGCTTTACGAATCCGTATTGGGGTGGTGCTCCGGATCCAATCCATTCGATTGTAACCGTTCGCTTCCCAGTGCCCTCGCCTCTTGCAGTTGCCTCCACTCCGTCGACTCCTGCGGAAGCCGAAGCAGCGAAAAACGCGGTCGGGGTCGTACCGAACAAAGATATGAACTGCCCTGTGCCTCGCCCAGTTACAACTTCAGTAATCTTGAACTGACCATTGTTGAGGACTACTCCCGAGCCTTGCCCTCCTCCTCCCGGCGACTGTGCAGCTCCAGCTGAGATTAGGGAAAGTGCCGCTACGACTGATACGGCAGACTTAGCGACGAAACTCCACATGGCGGGGGGGGGTACTTCGGTTCATGTCAATTTGCATTATATGATAGTCTTACAGGGAATTGTGGAAATAGCGCAAAAATATCTAGAAATTTAACTTTTCTGTTCCATGCAACCTCCAAATCCTAAACCTCGTACGTTTCATCAGTCAACTCGTACAGGTGTGTGCTATCATACATTTCATACATCTTTGAGCAACATGAAGTGTGGACTTAATTTCGATGACGCCTTTTATGGCTCTGCCACGGTCGGGGACCGGGGGCAGATTGTGATTCCAGCGGAGGCGCGGCATGAGCTGGGGATTAGCCCCGGAGATAAGTTGCTGATTATGCGGCACCCGATCCACAAGGGGCTCATGATGTTTCAGCTCGACGCTGTGCGCGAGTTCCTGGACGAGTTCACGGCAGGCATCCAGCGAGTTGAGACGAGTATGAAACAGGGGGAAGACGAATGACATTGACAGGACTAAGCATGGCTCTCGGAGTGCTGTTTGCACCCGCAGATACGCTGACTATTGAACAGGCGATTCTGATCGCGGCGCAAAACTCGTTCGCCATCAAGAACGCAGACGCGACCGTGCGAAGCAACGAGCAGAAGGTTAAGGAAGCTAAGGGTGCGACTGGGCCAAGGATCGCGACGAACTACAATTACGTTCGATTTGGGCAGCCACAGCGCGGAAATCTGGGCGGCCAGGAGATTACGTTTGTTCCTATCGACACCAACACCTGGACCTCGCAGTTAACGATGCCAATCGACATCGTTGGGTTCTGGAACAAGAACAAGAAGGGCGCCGAAGCGGGAGTTGAGGCATCGCGAAACACCAGAACGGCTGCAGAGAATGATCTTCGCCAGGCGGTCCGAAAGGCTTACCTTCAGGCACTGCGAACCAAGAATCTGGTCAAGGTGGCCCAGCAGGGACAAGTCAGCATCCAAGCTCAAGTTGAAGTTGCAGAGAAGAAGCTCCGAGAAGGCGCGATTGCCAGAATCGACCTCGAGCGGCTGAAAGCTCAGAAGGCGTCGGCAGATTCGGACGTGCTCAATGCAACCAATAACTACGAAGTCGCAAAGCAAGTTTTGAATCTTCAACTGGCTAGACCGATCGAAACCGAATTTGAAGTTACCGACGTCAAAGCCCCAGGAAGGCCCGAGACTGGCCTAGAGAAACTAGTGAATCTTGGACAGCAAACCAGGCCAGAAGTCTTCTCGTTTAGCAACACTGTCAAGGCTCTGGATGCGGCAAAGACACTCGCGGGTCAGGGACTTCTGCCGAGCTTAAACTTGGCTATCCAGAATCAACAAGCGCTCGACCCGGAAGGGTTTAACCCAGTTCGCGAAGTCAACACCACATCGCTTGCTCTTTCGATCCCAATTTTCGACTCAGGAGTTGCTCGGGCCAAGAAGGCTCAGACCGAAGAGCAAATCTATCAGACGACCCAGCAACTTGCTCAGATCCGTCTTGGGATCTCTCAGGAAGTGAGGACTTCGCTAACGACGATGGAGAACGCGTTAGCGCGAAAGACCGCTGCAACCGAGCAGCTCCGGCTGGCTACCGAAGTCGCCCGCATTGCGCGGGTCAGACGCGACGCCGGAGAGGGAACTGTTCTGGAGATCATCGACGCGGAAACGACGCTGGTGAACGCGCGAAACGCGCTGATTAACGCCGAATTCGACTTTTATGCCGCGCACGCTGACCTTCAGCATGCGATTGGCGCTGACGATATCGACGCCGCGCTTCGGGCTTACGAAGCAAGTCTTACAAAGGGAGCAAAGAAGAAAAAGTGAGAAAGGGGAGTTTGTTTGGTTTGGCATTGGCGGTTGCCCTCGGAGCCTCGGGCTGCGTAGATCGTCAGGCGCAAAAGGACGCAGCAGAGACCGGAAAGATTCTTTCCGATCCATCCAAATCTGTTGTAGTTTCGGCACCTAAAGTTGAAGACATCGAGGACGTGATCAACATTAACGGTGACGTTGTAACGAGCGACGAAGGAACGATTTCTGCCGTCGGGAGCGGAAAGCTCGCTGCCGTTTATATCACCGACGGGCAGTCGGTTTCGGCAGGCCAAGTGGTAGCCGTCCTGGATAGTGAGAACCTACAAGCATCGGTATCCCAGGCACGAGCGGGACTCGCTTCGGCGACGTCCCAGCTGAACCAGGCGCGAGCGAGCGCACGACTCTCGCCGAGCCGTTCGACGGCGGCGGTTCGCCAAGCGGAAGCCGCCCTCAAGTCGGCAAAAGCTCAACTCGCCAAAGCCCTGAAAGGCGCGAGGCCCGAAGAGCAGGAGCAAGCGACCAACAACCTCCGTGCAGCTAAGAGCAACTTGGAGACCGCGAAGAAGAACCTTGATCGAGTGCGAACCTTGGTGAAAGAGGGTGCTCTCGCGGAGGCCCAGTTGGATACAGCGAAGAATGGGTACGAGTCGGCTCTTGCGCAGTACGAGAACGCGCTCGCCGCAAGTTCCATCAGTAAAAGCGCAATCCGGCCCGAGGACATCGAAACTGCGCGAGAGGCCGTCCGGCAAGCGGAACAGGGAGTTGCCTCAGCCAAGGCAACGAAGAGCCTCGACGTGACCCTAACCGACCAAGTCAGAACTGCCGAAGCCCAGGTGCAGTCGGCAAGAGCTCAGCTAGCCGTCGCCGAAAAGAACCTCAGAGAAGCCTCGATCCGGGCTCCGTTCAGCGGAAAGATCTACGGTAAGCCGGTTCAAAGTGGAACCGTGGTCGCTCCCGGAACCCCAATTGCGAAGATCGTTGGTGGGCAAGGAATCTACTTTGAAGGCCAAATCCCCTCGGACAAGATTGGTAAGGTCGAGATCGGAACTCAGGTCAACATTAAAACCGACGCGGGTGAAGGAACTTATAGTGGAAAGGTCGCTTCGATCAGCCCGCAAGGCGATTCGGTAGGACGATTGTTTAATGCTCGCGTTGTTTTCACCAACGGCAGCGGTCAGATTCGGCCAGGAATGTTTGCAAAGGGCTCAGTCATCATCAGCCGAATTCCTGGCGCAATAGTGGTTCCGGATTCTGCGGTCCTGACTAAAGATGGAAAGCGTTACGTGGTTGTTGCCGAAGGCACAAAGGCAAAGCGAGTCTTCGTGACGGTCGGCCTGAGGGTCGGCGACATGGTTCAAGTGACAGGCCTGCCGAGCACCGCCCAACTTATCACCAAAGGACAAGAAGGGCTCGTTGATGGCTCAGTCATCAAGGTTGTGAAGTAATGACAAAACTGGCACTTTCAAGGCCGATTTTCATCTTCGTCCTGGTTATCACCACGGTGCTGATCGGCCTCATCTCCTATTCCGGAATGCGAAAAGAGAACAACCCCGAGGTCAACTTCGGGACAGTTGTTGTCACCACCGCTTACCCAGGCGCGGGACCTGAGGACGTTAACCAGCTCATCACCCGAAAGGTTGAGCAAGCAGTTTCCGGAGTTAACGGAATCCGC encodes the following:
- a CDS encoding efflux RND transporter periplasmic adaptor subunit, with product MRKGSLFGLALAVALGASGCVDRQAQKDAAETGKILSDPSKSVVVSAPKVEDIEDVININGDVVTSDEGTISAVGSGKLAAVYITDGQSVSAGQVVAVLDSENLQASVSQARAGLASATSQLNQARASARLSPSRSTAAVRQAEAALKSAKAQLAKALKGARPEEQEQATNNLRAAKSNLETAKKNLDRVRTLVKEGALAEAQLDTAKNGYESALAQYENALAASSISKSAIRPEDIETAREAVRQAEQGVASAKATKSLDVTLTDQVRTAEAQVQSARAQLAVAEKNLREASIRAPFSGKIYGKPVQSGTVVAPGTPIAKIVGGQGIYFEGQIPSDKIGKVEIGTQVNIKTDAGEGTYSGKVASISPQGDSVGRLFNARVVFTNGSGQIRPGMFAKGSVIISRIPGAIVVPDSAVLTKDGKRYVVVAEGTKAKRVFVTVGLRVGDMVQVTGLPSTAQLITKGQEGLVDGSVIKVVK
- a CDS encoding AbrB/MazE/SpoVT family DNA-binding domain-containing protein, yielding MKCGLNFDDAFYGSATVGDRGQIVIPAEARHELGISPGDKLLIMRHPIHKGLMMFQLDAVREFLDEFTAGIQRVETSMKQGEDE
- a CDS encoding TolC family protein — translated: MTLTGLSMALGVLFAPADTLTIEQAILIAAQNSFAIKNADATVRSNEQKVKEAKGATGPRIATNYNYVRFGQPQRGNLGGQEITFVPIDTNTWTSQLTMPIDIVGFWNKNKKGAEAGVEASRNTRTAAENDLRQAVRKAYLQALRTKNLVKVAQQGQVSIQAQVEVAEKKLREGAIARIDLERLKAQKASADSDVLNATNNYEVAKQVLNLQLARPIETEFEVTDVKAPGRPETGLEKLVNLGQQTRPEVFSFSNTVKALDAAKTLAGQGLLPSLNLAIQNQQALDPEGFNPVREVNTTSLALSIPIFDSGVARAKKAQTEEQIYQTTQQLAQIRLGISQEVRTSLTTMENALARKTAATEQLRLATEVARIARVRRDAGEGTVLEIIDAETTLVNARNALINAEFDFYAAHADLQHAIGADDIDAALRAYEASLTKGAKKKK